In the Quercus lobata isolate SW786 chromosome 5, ValleyOak3.0 Primary Assembly, whole genome shotgun sequence genome, one interval contains:
- the LOC115990730 gene encoding uncharacterized protein LOC115990730 produces the protein MEEILSLKANQGALHQEGCHTWRERLDQMRKVMNEIRENMRRTNPIEDLVHRTDSLFTASINGHPLPPKFKITSLDSYDGVRDPFDLIATFKTTMHLQGVLDEIMCRAFPTTFKGPTLVWFSKIPSNSVSSFEELSKLFVNNFIGGQRYKRSSSSLLTIEQGENESLWSFITHFNRGALMVDEVDDKLLSAAFHNGVNSDLFIHKLYEKEPQSMAELVHSA, from the coding sequence ATGGAAGAAATACTGAGCCTGAAAGCCAATCAAGGGGCACTACATCAAGAAGGGTGCCACActtggagagagagattagaCCAAATGAGAAAGGTTATGAATGAGATAAGGGAGAACATGAGAAGAACAAATCCCATAGAGGATCTAGTTCACCGAACAGACTCCCTTTTCACGGCTTCCATCAATGGTCACCCCTTGCCTCCAAAATTCAAGATAACTTCCTTGGATTCGTATGATGGAGTGCGTGACCCGTTTGATCTCATTGCTACTTTTAAGACTACGATGCACCTTCAGGGGGTCCTAGATGAAAttatgtgtagagccttccctaccacctTCAAAGGTCCGACACTAGTGTGGTTTAGTAAAATACCCTCGAATTCGGTAAGTTCTTTCGAAGAGTTGAGCAAGTTGTTCGTTAATAACTTTATTGGGGGACAGAGATACAAGCGTTCCTCGTCTAGCCTATTGACCATAGAACAGGGGGAGAATGAAAGCCTGTGGTCCTTTATTACTCATTTCAATAGGGGAGCCCTGATGGTGGATGAGGTGGATGATAAGTTACTATCGGCAGCCTTTCACAATGGGGTTAATTCTGATTTATTCATCCACAAGCTTTATGAGAAGGAGCCTCAATCCATGGCTGAACTCGTCCATTCAGCCTAG